Proteins from a genomic interval of Chryseobacterium indologenes:
- a CDS encoding toxin-antitoxin system YwqK family antitoxin — MKYVFLLFFSASAMIYAQKPCGFKDGLQEGSCKEFFDNGQVKNIVEWKKGKIDGDAVYYHDNGKVKAKGENKKGYKYKNWEYYDQAGVLLSKEYYRNGEKNIYDDSSTATFYSPNGKINEVSNYKFGKLDGESTAYHEDGKTIKQQGIYSNGLAEGKWKSYYPSGKLERETELVNDKRNGKRIFYREDGSIEKTEVYKDGKLISTK; from the coding sequence ATGAAATACGTTTTTCTATTATTTTTCTCCGCATCGGCAATGATATATGCACAAAAACCATGCGGATTCAAGGACGGGCTGCAGGAAGGATCCTGCAAAGAGTTTTTTGACAACGGGCAGGTAAAAAATATCGTTGAATGGAAAAAAGGAAAAATAGATGGTGACGCCGTTTATTACCATGACAATGGGAAAGTAAAAGCTAAAGGGGAAAATAAAAAAGGATATAAATATAAAAACTGGGAGTATTACGATCAGGCAGGCGTTCTTCTCTCCAAAGAATACTACAGAAACGGTGAAAAAAACATCTATGATGATAGCTCTACCGCCACATTTTACTCCCCCAACGGGAAAATAAATGAAGTTTCCAATTATAAATTCGGGAAACTTGACGGTGAAAGCACTGCTTATCATGAAGATGGCAAAACCATAAAACAACAGGGTATTTACAGCAACGGGCTGGCTGAAGGAAAATGGAAATCGTATTATCCATCCGGAAAACTGGAACGTGAAACAGAGTTAGTCAATGACAAACGCAACGGTAAAAGAATTTTTTATCGTGAAGACGGAAGCATTGAAAAAACAGAAGTCTACAAAGACGGAAAATTAATCTCAACAAAATAA
- a CDS encoding cupin-like domain-containing protein, translating to MILENVDVVNDISKEDFQKNYFKKQKPLLIKNFASRWEAFDKWNLAYIKEKAGDQEVPLYDNKPADSAKSSDAPVTHMKMKDYIDTIKSHPSDLRIFFYIITDRLPELLKNFTYPDLGIRFFKRLPTLFFGGSEAHVLMHYDVDLGDFMHIHFEGKKRILLFDQKQSAFLYKVPLSVHTVYEVDYENPDYEKFPALQYAKGYEIFMEHGDALFIPGAFWHFNRYLEPGFSLSLRALPNKPNVFANMLYHVFIMRYTDKIMRKLFKAKWVDYKQKWAYKKSTEALDRHLGKA from the coding sequence ATGATCCTCGAAAACGTAGATGTTGTCAACGACATCAGTAAAGAAGATTTTCAGAAAAATTATTTTAAAAAGCAGAAACCTCTTTTAATTAAGAATTTTGCCAGTCGTTGGGAAGCTTTTGATAAATGGAATCTGGCTTATATTAAAGAAAAAGCCGGCGATCAGGAAGTCCCTTTATATGATAATAAACCTGCGGATTCGGCAAAGAGCTCGGATGCTCCGGTAACGCATATGAAAATGAAGGATTATATCGACACTATTAAGTCTCATCCTTCAGACCTTCGTATTTTCTTCTATATTATTACCGACAGGCTCCCGGAATTGCTGAAGAATTTTACCTATCCGGATTTAGGGATCAGGTTTTTTAAAAGGTTACCAACCTTATTTTTCGGCGGAAGCGAGGCACATGTTTTAATGCATTATGATGTTGACCTTGGTGACTTTATGCATATTCATTTTGAAGGGAAGAAGAGAATTTTATTATTTGATCAGAAACAGTCTGCATTCCTGTACAAAGTTCCATTATCGGTGCATACCGTTTATGAGGTAGATTATGAGAATCCTGATTATGAAAAATTTCCTGCATTACAATACGCAAAAGGATATGAGATTTTTATGGAACATGGTGATGCTCTCTTTATTCCCGGTGCATTCTGGCATTTCAACAGATACCTCGAACCCGGGTTTTCATTATCATTAAGAGCACTGCCCAATAAACCAAATGTTTTTGCCAATATGCTTTATCATGTTTTTATTATGAGATATACAGATAAAATCATGCGTAAACTTTTTAAAGCTAAATGGGTGGATTACAAGCAGAAGTGGGCTTACAAAAAGAGTACAGAAGCATTGGATAGACATTTGGGAAAAGCGTAA
- a CDS encoding GNAT family N-acetyltransferase, which yields MQFPVLETERLILRQLTPDDSEDVFEYFSQERVMEYYDLEAFTSLKDAHHIIEHFNSEFEKGKGFRWALELKSENKVIGTCGYHNWFREHFRAEIGYELNPLFWRQSLMKEAILPILTFGFESMQLHRVDAFIDPANISSEKLLTSLNFHEEGTMKDYFFEKGKFVDAKLFGLINE from the coding sequence ATGCAATTTCCTGTTTTAGAGACTGAAAGACTTATTTTACGACAGCTGACCCCTGATGATTCCGAAGATGTATTTGAGTATTTTTCACAGGAGCGTGTGATGGAATATTATGACCTTGAAGCTTTTACATCTTTGAAGGATGCTCATCATATCATCGAGCATTTCAACAGCGAATTTGAAAAAGGAAAAGGATTCCGCTGGGCGCTGGAACTAAAGTCTGAAAATAAAGTGATCGGCACCTGTGGGTATCACAACTGGTTCCGTGAACATTTCAGGGCAGAAATAGGCTACGAGCTTAACCCATTGTTTTGGAGACAGTCTTTGATGAAAGAAGCAATCCTTCCTATTCTGACTTTTGGTTTTGAAAGCATGCAGTTGCATCGTGTGGATGCATTCATTGACCCTGCCAATATTTCCTCGGAGAAACTGTTAACCTCTTTGAATTTCCATGAAGAAGGAACTATGAAAGATTATTTCTTTGAAAAAGGAAAGTTTGTGGATGCGAAACTTTTTGGATTGATTAATGAGTAA
- the mutS gene encoding DNA mismatch repair protein MutS, with protein MAKSKKETPLMTQYNTIKAKYPDALLLFRVGDFYETFGQDAVRTSQILGIVLTKRNNGEGSVELAGFPHHSIDSYLPKLVRAGMRVAICDQLEDPKMVKGIVKRGVTELVTPGVTFNDQVLTSKKNNFLLSLHKEKERYGIALVDISTGEFLVSEGNLEKLLHIVNTFDPSEIIFQRSTQLPEQIKNKNAFKLEDWAFQYNFAYEKLTNHFKTNSLKGFGVENQPLAITAAGAIFAYLVEDTHHNLLAHITKLQIIPQEDYLMMDNFTLRNLEIVYPSNPQGKSLLDIIDKTSTPMGGRLLRRRIILPLKSVDEIARRLSLIDFLNENDSLKYEICQLLKSISDLDRLMGKLAAEKISPKELGYLRQSLINIHKIKALLHPHADVLAWLDPLFDLDELIRFLQNHLNEELPVSLAKGNIVKEGVSEELDRLRNLQSKGRGFLDEMCQREIERTGISSLKIDFNNVFGYYIEVRNTHKDKVPNDWVRKQTLVNAERYITEELKEYESQILGAEEKISVLESALYRDVCSKAMVYIDQIQGNSNIIAQLDVAGGLSELAVSESYTRPVLNDGYAINLQEARHPIIENALPLGEKYIPNDIFLDKDSQQIIMVTGPNMAGKSAILRQTAIVCLLAQIGSFVPAKHAEIGLLDKIFTRVGATDNISAGESTFMVEMNEAANILNNISERSLILLDEIGRGTSTYDGVSIAWAIAEYLHQHPTQAKTLFATHYHELNEMTVNFERVKNFHVSIQENKGNIIFLRKLVPGGSEHSFGIHVAKLAGMPAKVVNRANEILKTLEASRTQGGGTSENIKRVTEENMQLSFFQLDDPVLENIREELTKIDINTLTPIEALMKLNAIKKMIGG; from the coding sequence ATGGCAAAATCGAAGAAGGAAACTCCGTTAATGACGCAGTATAATACCATCAAGGCAAAATACCCTGATGCACTTTTACTTTTCAGAGTAGGGGATTTTTACGAAACTTTTGGGCAGGATGCCGTGAGGACATCTCAGATTCTGGGAATTGTTCTTACTAAGAGAAATAATGGGGAAGGGAGTGTAGAACTTGCCGGATTTCCACATCATTCCATTGATTCTTATCTTCCTAAGCTGGTAAGAGCAGGAATGCGAGTAGCCATCTGTGATCAGTTGGAAGATCCGAAAATGGTTAAAGGAATTGTCAAAAGAGGAGTAACGGAACTGGTAACGCCGGGAGTAACGTTCAACGATCAGGTTCTTACTTCAAAAAAGAACAACTTTTTGTTGTCTTTACATAAAGAAAAAGAACGCTATGGAATTGCTCTGGTCGATATTTCTACAGGAGAATTTCTGGTAAGTGAAGGAAACCTGGAAAAATTATTACATATTGTCAATACCTTTGATCCCAGTGAAATTATCTTCCAGCGAAGTACTCAGCTTCCGGAGCAGATTAAAAATAAAAATGCCTTTAAACTTGAAGACTGGGCTTTTCAGTATAATTTTGCCTACGAAAAATTAACCAATCATTTTAAAACCAATTCTTTAAAAGGATTTGGCGTTGAAAATCAGCCACTCGCTATTACGGCAGCCGGAGCTATTTTTGCCTATCTGGTGGAAGATACTCACCATAATCTGCTTGCCCATATTACAAAATTGCAGATCATTCCCCAGGAAGATTATCTGATGATGGATAACTTTACATTGAGGAATCTGGAAATTGTTTACCCAAGTAATCCGCAAGGAAAATCTTTATTGGATATTATTGATAAGACTTCTACTCCAATGGGAGGCAGATTGTTGAGAAGGAGAATCATTCTTCCTTTAAAATCAGTAGATGAAATTGCCAGGAGATTATCCCTGATCGACTTTTTAAATGAAAACGACAGCCTGAAATATGAAATCTGCCAGCTGCTGAAATCAATCTCTGACCTGGACAGGTTAATGGGAAAACTGGCCGCTGAAAAAATTTCTCCGAAAGAACTGGGATATCTCCGTCAAAGTTTAATTAATATTCATAAAATCAAGGCCTTGCTGCATCCTCACGCTGACGTACTGGCGTGGCTTGATCCTTTGTTTGACCTGGATGAGTTAATCAGATTTTTGCAGAACCATCTGAATGAAGAGCTTCCGGTGAGCCTGGCTAAAGGAAATATCGTGAAGGAAGGGGTTTCTGAAGAACTTGACAGGCTGAGAAATCTTCAGAGTAAAGGGCGTGGCTTCCTGGACGAAATGTGCCAGAGAGAGATAGAAAGAACAGGGATTTCCAGCCTTAAAATTGATTTTAATAACGTTTTCGGATATTATATCGAAGTACGAAATACCCACAAAGATAAAGTTCCGAATGATTGGGTAAGAAAGCAGACACTTGTCAATGCTGAAAGATACATTACTGAAGAATTAAAAGAATATGAAAGCCAGATTCTTGGAGCGGAAGAGAAAATAAGCGTCCTGGAGAGTGCATTGTACAGAGATGTTTGTTCAAAAGCAATGGTTTACATAGACCAGATCCAGGGTAACTCCAATATTATTGCCCAGTTGGATGTTGCCGGAGGATTGTCTGAACTTGCTGTTTCTGAGAGTTATACAAGGCCTGTTCTGAATGACGGGTATGCGATCAATTTACAGGAAGCAAGACATCCGATAATTGAAAATGCACTTCCATTAGGAGAAAAATATATTCCTAATGACATCTTCCTCGATAAAGATTCACAACAGATCATTATGGTCACCGGGCCAAACATGGCCGGTAAGTCTGCTATTCTACGCCAGACAGCCATTGTATGTCTTTTGGCTCAGATTGGAAGCTTTGTACCTGCAAAACATGCAGAAATAGGTTTGCTGGATAAAATATTTACCAGAGTGGGGGCTACCGATAATATTTCTGCAGGAGAATCTACTTTTATGGTAGAGATGAACGAAGCAGCCAATATCCTGAATAATATTTCGGAGCGAAGCCTGATTTTATTGGATGAAATCGGACGTGGAACTTCAACGTACGACGGTGTTTCCATTGCGTGGGCCATTGCGGAATATCTTCATCAGCATCCCACACAGGCAAAAACCTTATTTGCTACACACTATCACGAACTAAATGAAATGACAGTGAATTTTGAAAGAGTGAAAAACTTTCACGTGTCTATTCAGGAAAATAAAGGGAATATTATTTTCCTTCGAAAACTGGTTCCGGGTGGCAGTGAGCACAGCTTTGGGATCCATGTCGCCAAATTGGCAGGAATGCCGGCGAAGGTCGTAAACAGAGCTAATGAAATCCTAAAAACCCTTGAAGCGAGCAGAACGCAGGGAGGCGGGACTTCAGAAAATATTAAACGCGTAACGGAAGAAAATATGCAGCTTTCTTTCTTCCAGCTGGATGATCCTGTTTTAGAGAACATCCGGGAGGAGCTGACCAAAATCGATATTAATACGTTGACACCGATTGAAGCTTTAATGAAGCTGAATGCAATAAAAAAAATGATTGGAGGCTAG
- a CDS encoding TlpA family protein disulfide reductase, giving the protein MKTLLKTLPVLLFCIICKAQQAEVSVLQYEALENRIRQEHEKLLVVNFWATTCAPCVKELPHFMEINNEYAGNSKFKMILVSLDRLADRDRVVKFIKNKNLTAEVVLLDDIKRMNTWIPRFEKNWDGNIPVTVFYKNGEKVKFNDGEMSKEELRKTINENVQ; this is encoded by the coding sequence ATGAAAACACTGTTGAAGACATTGCCCGTGCTTTTGTTTTGTATCATTTGCAAAGCCCAACAGGCAGAAGTCTCTGTACTGCAATATGAGGCGCTCGAAAACCGGATCCGCCAGGAACATGAAAAGCTTCTTGTCGTGAACTTCTGGGCAACCACCTGCGCACCATGTGTAAAAGAATTGCCTCATTTTATGGAAATCAATAATGAATATGCCGGGAATTCAAAGTTTAAAATGATACTGGTGTCATTAGACAGGCTTGCAGACAGGGACAGAGTAGTGAAATTTATCAAAAATAAAAATCTCACCGCCGAAGTTGTGCTATTGGATGACATCAAAAGAATGAATACCTGGATTCCAAGATTTGAAAAAAACTGGGATGGAAATATTCCGGTCACTGTGTTTTATAAAAACGGAGAAAAAGTAAAGTTCAATGACGGAGAAATGAGTAAAGAAGAACTTAGAAAAACAATTAATGAAAATGTACAATAA
- a CDS encoding thioredoxin family protein, with amino-acid sequence MKNLKVVFTVFCIGFGLLSFTSADHDKNNPQKETHSVKGYAVGDEATDFKLKNIDGKLVSLSDFKSAKGFIVIFTCNHCPYAKKYEDRIIELDKKYKSQGYPVIAINPNDPNVQPEDGYQQMIERAKQKGFTFPYLVDEGQKIYPQYGATKTPHVFVLQKESGKNIVKYIGAIDNNYDNPKDVSEYYAQDAVNALIKGEPIKMTKTVTIGCTIKVKK; translated from the coding sequence ATGAAAAACCTGAAAGTAGTATTCACCGTATTCTGTATCGGTTTTGGATTGTTAAGCTTTACTTCCGCCGATCATGATAAAAATAATCCTCAGAAGGAAACGCATTCGGTAAAAGGCTATGCCGTAGGAGATGAGGCCACGGACTTTAAGCTTAAAAATATCGATGGGAAACTGGTTTCTTTAAGTGATTTTAAAAGTGCTAAAGGATTCATTGTCATATTTACCTGCAATCATTGCCCGTATGCCAAAAAGTACGAAGACAGGATTATTGAACTTGATAAAAAATATAAATCTCAGGGATATCCGGTGATTGCCATTAATCCTAATGACCCCAATGTACAGCCGGAAGACGGCTACCAGCAAATGATCGAGCGTGCAAAACAGAAAGGTTTTACTTTTCCGTATTTAGTAGATGAAGGACAAAAAATTTATCCTCAGTACGGTGCTACAAAAACACCTCATGTGTTTGTACTCCAAAAAGAGAGCGGTAAAAATATAGTAAAGTATATTGGAGCTATTGACAACAATTATGACAATCCTAAGGACGTCTCGGAATATTATGCTCAGGATGCCGTCAATGCATTAATCAAAGGAGAACCGATAAAGATGACCAAAACTGTTACCATCGGATGTACTATAAAGGTAAAGAAATAG
- a CDS encoding DUF2809 domain-containing protein has product MKFKFNLTYFLLTLLIFLLEVLIATKLKNIFFVRAYLGDVIVVILLYTFVKSFVKLNDQKLIPGIFIFSCLVEFAQYFNIAEKLGFQPGSVMYVIIGNSFSWIDILCYAVGCLLLYIGVKVKPSKELKAF; this is encoded by the coding sequence ATGAAATTTAAATTTAATCTTACCTATTTCCTACTGACTTTATTGATTTTCCTGCTGGAAGTATTAATCGCTACGAAACTGAAAAATATATTTTTTGTCAGAGCATATCTTGGTGATGTTATCGTAGTCATATTGCTGTATACTTTCGTTAAAAGTTTTGTCAAACTTAATGATCAGAAACTCATCCCGGGAATTTTTATTTTTTCCTGCCTGGTAGAATTTGCCCAGTATTTTAATATAGCAGAAAAATTAGGTTTTCAGCCGGGAAGTGTGATGTATGTGATCATCGGAAATTCTTTTTCATGGATTGATATTCTGTGTTATGCTGTAGGTTGTCTTTTACTGTATATCGGAGTAAAAGTAAAGCCTTCAAAAGAATTGAAGGCTTTCTAA
- a CDS encoding YARHG domain-containing protein — translation MKTLHYTLISALALSLLSCKKDGKTNESGKDSLTAKKNSVVIPEVHKEYYGIYTGDFAGMEKMIDDSDGTEFEASTYKKISLKINRITKDSVYGQSIVNGNQRPFRGVFNEASKSFVLDEPGNDKTDGRFEVKLSGDSLTGKWNAFNKTSVKSPVKTLKLTKKEFVYNPNFMLDKDSNLVDWSNPKDFVEKYTDDETGKTESYTTSKNRVASEAIFKLNASKQKLTEKDLKNLRKLDLEIIKNSVFARHGYSFKKETYRNFFEQTDWYIPVSNNVDNELSPLEKENVALLNRFTQYAEDKYDSFGR, via the coding sequence ATGAAAACTTTGCATTACACCCTTATTTCCGCACTGGCGCTCTCTTTACTGAGCTGCAAAAAAGACGGTAAGACCAATGAATCAGGAAAGGATTCTTTAACTGCAAAAAAAAATTCTGTGGTTATTCCCGAAGTACATAAAGAGTATTACGGGATCTATACCGGTGACTTTGCCGGAATGGAAAAGATGATCGACGACTCTGATGGAACTGAATTTGAAGCCAGTACGTACAAGAAAATCTCTTTAAAGATCAACCGGATTACAAAAGACAGCGTCTATGGTCAAAGTATCGTAAACGGGAACCAGCGTCCTTTCAGAGGAGTATTTAACGAGGCTTCTAAATCATTTGTCCTGGATGAACCGGGAAATGATAAAACAGACGGAAGATTTGAAGTAAAACTTAGCGGAGACAGTCTGACAGGTAAATGGAATGCGTTTAACAAAACTTCTGTAAAATCTCCTGTAAAAACGCTTAAGCTCACCAAAAAAGAATTTGTTTACAATCCAAATTTCATGCTGGATAAAGATTCAAATCTGGTAGACTGGTCTAATCCTAAAGACTTTGTAGAAAAATATACGGACGACGAAACAGGGAAAACAGAAAGCTATACAACATCCAAAAACCGCGTTGCCTCTGAGGCCATTTTTAAGTTAAATGCCTCCAAGCAGAAACTGACGGAGAAAGATCTTAAAAATTTAAGGAAGCTTGACCTGGAGATTATTAAAAATTCTGTGTTTGCAAGACATGGCTACTCCTTCAAAAAAGAAACCTACAGAAATTTCTTCGAGCAAACAGACTGGTATATTCCTGTTTCAAACAATGTAGATAATGAGCTTTCTCCTTTGGAAAAAGAAAACGTGGCCTTACTCAACCGTTTTACCCAATATGCAGAAGATAAGTACGACAGCTTCGGAAGATAA
- a CDS encoding NAD(P)/FAD-dependent oxidoreductase, with protein MKQIIIIGGGAAGFFCAANLDEKKYSITILEQNSDVLQKVKISGGGRCNVTHACFDPRELVQFYPRGNKELLSVFTKFQPGDTMEWFDNRNVPLKIENDNRTFPESNSSQTIINTFLSETQKKNVVVKTKCTVKEIEKQDEKYLVKTNSGDFEADFVVYTTGSSPKSLKIVQNLGHKIVDLVPSLFTFNIKDELLKDLPGTSFENAGISIPKLKTEESGPLLITHWGLSGPAVLKISAWEAISLAQLKYNFEIEVNFISVPTDEAEEIFQDFKQNNPKKSIGQSKIFDITNRFWQKILEISKVDLNKQVANISGKEMQKIIETLCKKKFRVTGKSTFKDEFVTAGGVDLKEINFKNMSSKLLPNFYIAGEVLNIDAVTGGFNFQACWSEGWLIAQHLNSL; from the coding sequence ATGAAACAGATCATCATTATCGGAGGCGGTGCCGCGGGCTTTTTCTGCGCGGCGAACCTTGACGAAAAGAAATATAGTATTACGATTTTAGAACAGAACTCTGATGTCCTTCAGAAAGTTAAGATTTCCGGAGGCGGACGGTGTAATGTTACCCATGCCTGCTTTGACCCGCGAGAGCTTGTACAATTCTACCCTCGTGGAAACAAAGAATTACTCAGTGTTTTCACCAAATTTCAGCCGGGAGATACGATGGAATGGTTTGATAACCGTAATGTTCCGTTAAAAATTGAAAATGACAACAGAACGTTCCCGGAAAGTAATTCTTCACAGACCATCATCAATACATTCCTGAGTGAAACCCAGAAGAAAAATGTGGTTGTAAAAACAAAATGTACCGTTAAAGAAATTGAAAAACAGGATGAAAAATATCTTGTAAAAACCAATTCAGGAGATTTTGAAGCAGATTTTGTGGTATATACAACCGGAAGTTCTCCCAAATCCCTGAAAATTGTACAAAATCTGGGACATAAAATCGTAGATCTTGTGCCTTCTCTTTTTACTTTTAATATTAAAGATGAACTTTTAAAAGATCTTCCGGGAACGAGCTTTGAGAATGCCGGGATTTCGATTCCTAAATTAAAAACGGAAGAAAGCGGACCATTATTAATTACCCATTGGGGACTTTCCGGGCCGGCAGTTCTGAAAATTTCTGCCTGGGAAGCCATTAGTCTGGCTCAGTTAAAATATAATTTCGAAATCGAGGTTAATTTCATTTCGGTACCAACGGATGAAGCAGAAGAAATCTTCCAGGACTTCAAACAAAACAACCCTAAAAAGAGCATCGGGCAATCCAAAATATTTGATATCACAAACAGGTTCTGGCAGAAAATATTGGAAATTTCCAAAGTGGACCTGAACAAGCAGGTTGCCAATATTTCGGGAAAAGAGATGCAGAAAATTATTGAAACCCTTTGTAAGAAAAAGTTTCGGGTGACCGGAAAATCGACTTTTAAAGATGAGTTTGTAACGGCCGGAGGTGTTGATTTAAAGGAAATTAACTTTAAAAACATGTCTTCAAAGCTGCTTCCAAATTTTTATATTGCCGGAGAAGTTTTAAATATAGATGCGGTAACCGGAGGTTTCAACTTCCAGGCATGCTGGAGTGAAGGATGGCTGATTGCACAACATTTAAATTCCCTATAA
- a CDS encoding thioesterase family protein yields MIFYHKFEVRWSDLDANKHLANSSYVQYCAQARMAFMTKEKMGVTQLSRWGIGPVILHERYSFFKEIYADQIVIVSVEIDGCAEDSSIYRFVHKFYTPDGQHCATAEATGVWIDMMLRKMTTPPDDVVEAMNKYKSPETVVLSKEDFKKLPFHPHNIDPAEIII; encoded by the coding sequence ATGATTTTCTACCATAAATTTGAAGTGAGATGGAGCGATCTTGATGCAAACAAGCATTTGGCAAATTCATCCTATGTACAGTATTGTGCGCAAGCCAGAATGGCTTTTATGACCAAAGAAAAAATGGGGGTTACTCAGTTAAGCAGATGGGGGATTGGCCCGGTAATCCTGCATGAGAGATACTCTTTTTTCAAGGAAATCTATGCAGATCAGATTGTGATTGTAAGCGTAGAGATAGACGGGTGTGCAGAAGATTCTTCTATCTACCGTTTTGTTCATAAATTTTATACTCCTGACGGTCAGCACTGTGCAACAGCAGAAGCAACGGGAGTATGGATCGATATGATGCTGAGAAAAATGACCACTCCGCCGGATGATGTAGTGGAGGCAATGAATAAATATAAAAGCCCGGAAACCGTGGTGCTGTCAAAAGAAGACTTTAAAAAACTTCCTTTCCACCCACACAATATTGATCCGGCAGAAATTATCATCTAA
- the thiL gene encoding thiamine-phosphate kinase has product MFEDKSQELTPISKLGEFGLIKHLTEHFPLSNESSQLGVGDDAAVINPENKKVVLTTDVLAEGVHFNLGYVPLKHLGYKAVVVNLSDIAAMNAVPTQILVSLAVSNRFPVEALEEIYSGIQAACSRYKVDLIGGDTTSSNSGLVMSITAVGIETDENIVKRSGAKPNDLLVVTGDLGGAYMGLQVLEREHAVYLADPNMQPEMEGYDYILERQLKPEARTDVKTILQELDIRPTSMIDISDGLASEILHLSDQSKVGFRLYEEKIPLDSLTISTADEMNLNPVMTALSGGEDYELLFTISPNDFDKIKNHPDFTIIGHAVENEEGNFMVARGSNQLVALTAQGWDAFLGNQNG; this is encoded by the coding sequence ATGTTTGAAGATAAATCACAGGAGCTGACGCCCATTTCAAAACTTGGAGAATTTGGTCTGATCAAGCACTTGACAGAACATTTCCCTTTATCCAATGAATCTTCGCAACTTGGGGTAGGAGATGATGCGGCGGTTATTAATCCTGAAAATAAAAAAGTAGTTCTTACGACAGATGTTCTCGCAGAAGGGGTACATTTTAATCTTGGCTATGTTCCGTTAAAACACTTAGGATATAAAGCTGTGGTTGTAAACCTTAGTGATATTGCGGCAATGAATGCCGTTCCTACTCAGATTCTTGTTTCTTTGGCAGTATCAAACCGTTTCCCGGTGGAAGCACTGGAAGAAATTTATTCCGGAATTCAGGCGGCCTGTTCAAGATACAAAGTTGACCTGATCGGAGGGGATACGACAAGTTCCAATTCGGGATTGGTCATGAGTATTACTGCAGTAGGAATTGAGACCGACGAAAATATAGTGAAGAGAAGCGGTGCAAAACCTAATGATCTTCTTGTAGTAACCGGAGATCTGGGAGGAGCGTACATGGGATTGCAGGTACTGGAAAGAGAACATGCAGTTTACCTTGCGGACCCGAATATGCAGCCGGAAATGGAAGGGTACGACTACATCCTCGAAAGACAGCTGAAACCGGAAGCAAGAACAGATGTTAAAACGATTTTACAGGAGCTCGATATCCGGCCAACTTCTATGATCGATATTTCTGACGGCCTGGCTTCTGAGATCCTTCACCTTTCCGATCAGTCGAAAGTAGGATTCAGATTGTATGAAGAAAAAATTCCGTTGGACAGCCTTACGATTTCTACAGCGGATGAAATGAACTTAAACCCCGTCATGACTGCGTTAAGCGGCGGTGAAGATTACGAATTGTTATTCACCATTTCGCCGAATGATTTTGATAAAATTAAAAACCATCCTGATTTTACCATTATAGGACATGCCGTGGAAAATGAAGAAGGAAACTTCATGGTAGCAAGAGGATCCAACCAGTTGGTGGCTCTTACTGCTCAGGGATGGGATGCCTTTTTAGGGAACCAGAATGGATAA